The following are encoded together in the Drosophila biarmipes strain raj3 chromosome 3L, RU_DBia_V1.1, whole genome shotgun sequence genome:
- the LOC108034876 gene encoding lysosomal-trafficking regulator produces MAGMEVKVEEKEEEQQLLLDTLIGLWSQYLQASELEDASVKDHWLWLLLYNFQFLDDKTLENAWFNSHFNLMPEELCSYLLEQVYQIISEAKRSQISSPEEQPEQQDKCIKQLRKQHNLAQLILSTPSDCNKILALRTFLTDELGHHLLAFLLRVDIKHIASQKSLCQLCINLFPNCKWSPSNEPLVALTSISQFIGSFYLNSQSKKLRRQQPQKSQLPHHISNAIESNFENFQRTTRSSDELALLLIQLLTRCVDAEQESQLSVTVHNFALGHLCATLEHDASGDNDEIIKFELLQLIARCVNNFYILEQQQPNVHDFNSNFGQLLYALTANRRSPLLAHGVLYIMFGTLHNLVDNGVRELNQIDVRNFDACFEVLQEAAKSTNFSTAIFLHIYKMLLRLTDNLSRQEQHLQSLMESSASTALPKQQQQHPRHKRQRSSQLHCSGASSLSCYFQGKLYHLLPSLEAELQEHSVRSLLRTGSCCCHYNARNYATCLKLATQLSSSYQKCAYKFLHYSVLHTIFVKRNPQGCPGCEDKLKSAVFHTDLLNIYKENYKALLNTPAMLLFLKHLKHIAYLLSYDLAAGILAEVALPIFRQYKELIESSGSVRRNSKVTPLQLPSRLENYRALHECLSIFVMYLSDIRLVKAFYNEENIRYMQDLLTIPELQRGVCDLIKVGIDNIAFLGENSQEQITLSRRLIQLQLNSSDRASQLFQALLHKCAKNSRSKFWLDEIASPVKLEGHKPADILYITALQWTLNFELLKTSQMFYNEFAKIYSIPVEMLDNEDDDEVETPTSEQLPEEKKLRHGDKNIVDILKLNYNALGCFLMLPKATTGATTSSTATTPTAGICGSSSLETLVSQLPLGGGSTSVSVTTAASSDYADSPLDYASVIDSYDSYMATPSFLQQLRSCEPDESIVLFDIRGSQPSKDCPNNGSLILSSEEEVAAANGIINKLFSIVGSLFGGSPASGGGANTPTSANIDADLFCLYEPNGECKKLLLKLFEATMAICIKGFQNEEVEKMQKHLRKLRAIILNHATDNWSDHGEQHARDNAVIQTLQTLLKIAELSSTHQEPAGVVSSPSADSQQPRPRARSFNSGSVELPRLQPVKLPAKNSLATPPTPRRRPNSSEVIAGVDADYFSTRASLSCAADSELELSENEHEFYLTADEGYEADGEIADLSESECELNGGVMAANESWTPFQPSSRYRTHIMHQGLSQLVVQMLAELSLLCIKQPNGWTESLTQLANRLFVIRDYLGGPLCLLKGFAPILSCSDPRLRELQQSILELVTHLNTPEVLQCYYSILASRQPPVDLLMRHMHHISSGSLRKAQPCMELDFPITTDGKIVITSEPLVSEQIERVRLHHQQCQSSTLFTRAACIFPVTQTRLWQPDGLTLSLWLELRGQQMHRSSMQFNDDETRYSGEDLTKLHLLSLGTNQAMVSIYISHNMQLIFELVKPHEQLAPVRVEEHMEASADTASVISANTQAANGGTIRQALKQTKLALLNSFGQMHLLNGHQSSPDSPGGYFEGSAVQLQHLRLPRHKWMHLVFGLQQQADAVEISIFLDGLEQHTMRLPFHNLRQLTRVHSFQCLALGEGQPTRSPGGSNSSSRSTLDGSAPRYALSNVILFKRRLVDPLLMMNLTAMGPDFTEFTQCQVANWKPNYGFVSLGKLASSNFGNHLDCMRQLRQSRVLVYTAQQPDIVMSYDASQELDMACYGQPHGHMLYGELQQHQPQTLQSATSLSGGLSTLLYLFARIVELTGNASTQALALDMLLQVAHSDAQLYTEFQRQDYLALIGYVIKSEKCCKDVQLLRSIVNNACSQALISRKGDSLNVNDNTMATLVYPRLLLAVLQRYSDWHRSGATHSDVLDMLFRCILALTRDKHPQRDFNMEQLQKSGLLGALLNLCKVYVIESPSPVQISPYAAECFVQILAVFAGSPPDSSMLDEIMKLLLLLHKPSECYVTHDRTHFYFLLTAQQPAKERSLVAANLSRVTTSLRRQLHSQPQELDPERAERIKKLRRLHASTSSYRKAVNDFEEQLEQMADCSNLNKTALRLLSPVEATRWRLKFKRRHPTSSNSPKRSSPLKIARRRIHPHLHLGKIWQPSGHSTPSSGQSSLPNRKTDFYDQPGIIRLQQRLLILLKDFLCLLPDSSVDVVTRHYVKLELLLVLANQRSCAVRQSIIQLLDVLTKRLASGELNAATKLMYPLHLANQLTIHACDTGMFEACLAWTSGMHGSLTDVLSGDAPLRIRQRFGLQSLLAIAEGTEPQRVFKALLRLYLQNPDDQSCLIEAGLLQCSVKALYKIYSLRLGQSNADESIVELLTNLGERALRSLGQINLVWDILNLLAFYQDKQPQLIMRSFRTAQAQLQLEWLTKFFEPNSFRIAITNDSPLSNTELRTRVELLIDRCTQFFTVGVGQTTGPNYVASSQELALFQLLVSYGISSNQRCNNFIAWGLQPSRPRDLRSYIVDALWRSQQDEFQRAIICDGKMIKALLWLSLLEDMAEPIENLQRLCDALGIKENDSTWNLVHELDRLDQNRNNMAAKQKTLLEKTVYRFEPLVQHCIESSMVTTRKVAELQNAERKALMCHMKVYDDTYTYTKWLEIIRRMTHEGAPWHSAERAECSWELDDTEGPSRVHTRLRRCHLDIDRRFFMNEYRPGQGQREDLEPYVRPLDYLIASYDQQLNISLNSQILYNFAAKFLPVDGEIEGEIIITDLKLYFLATYRCRYFNVNCDIANITEIWLKRYQHQETAFEILLDTNKSLFFSLQNADDWKIMREVFCDKIVATPDQAKVLAITQQWREGLLTNWEYLMTLNQIAGRTYNDLMQYPVFPWVLANYSSEILDLREAHNFRRLGRPIAVQLEENEKHYISNYTYIDSTNTTMGSLILKPYHYSSHYSNSGTVLHFLVRVPPFTSYFLRYQDNDFDLPDRTFHALNTTWLLASRDSPTDVKELIPEFFCLPEMFENFERFKFGCRQNGERVEDVSLPPWCQRDSRLFVLIHRQALESELVRNQIHNWIDLIYGYKQSGESAVEAVNVFHPATYAVFLDSEISDPIEREAVKTMVKTYGQMPRQLFRSPHPATKALDYSLVDKPIVSTVRGLRWGVYVGSPQLKAPSWANIHKIPGTEHLVSFSNTNVVYALPARASVMQGAEPDTYNVISWGYDDRIVRIQPLNKPQAKPKNLLHNGTFDDITACGCDVNSNQLWFGHKSGRVSVYKCTGGMDSQQRASAKSRQSYARGFSLSYNSAFRKMTSKGIIGGGGGSERLDEAGNLHPTNSASSVNSSSNSSGSDAFQRDGADLNWLGPTLLVRHTDEITCITLSVEFKIAVTAGRDGIAVIWDLNDWSYVRTIARPAEIHQSPITHVAISPTLGDIVTVHTLPQPSADSKPAAAATRPNSLNIADECFEVTEENLDDFVNVNVNPNGKSILRLHSVNARYVQHLVHEDRILAVCYSYIKEGVGVNVIATAVEGGFVRFWSSWNLSFVSELTTGTSPIRSICYSTHQHLVVLTRESHIQVWESEGLYGNAPKFPQIVYK; encoded by the exons ATGGCCGGGATGGAGGTGAAGgtggaggagaaggaggaggagcagcaactGCTGCTGGATACCCTGATCGGACTGTGGAGCCAATATCTCCAGGCCTCGGAGCTCGAAGATGCGAGTGTCAAG GACCACTGGCTGTGGCTGTTGCTCTATAACTTTCAGTTTCTGGACGATAAGACCTTGGAGAACGCCTGGTTTAATAG ccaCTTCAACCTGATGCCCGAAGAGCTCTGCTCCTATTTGTTGGAGCAGGTCTATCAGATCATCAGCGAGGCGAAGAGATCTCAAATCAGCAGTCCGGAGGAGCAACCGGAGCAGCAGGACAAGTGCATCAAGCAGCTGCGCAAGCAGCATAATCTAGCCCAG CTAATACTCAGCACACCCAGTGATTGCAACAAGATTCTTGCCCTGCGGACCTTTCTCACCGATGAGTTGGGCCACCACCTGTTGGCCTTTCTGTTGCGCGTGGATATCAAG CATATTGCCTCCCAGAAGAGCCTGTGCCAGCTGTGCATCAACCTGTTCCCCAACTGCAAGTGGAGCCCGTCCAACGAGCCCCTGGTTGCCCTGACCAGCATTTCGCAGTTCATCGGCAGTTTCTACCTCAATTCGCAGAGCAAAAAGCTGCGACGCCAGCAGCCGCAAAAAAGTCAATTACCCCATCACATATCCAATGCCATCGAATCGAATTTCGAGAACTTTCAAAGGACAACGAGGAGCAGCGATGAACTGGCCCTGTTGCTCATCCAGTTACTCACCAGGTGTGTGGATGCCGAGCAGGAGTCCCAGTTGAGTGTGACGGTTCACAACTTTGCCCTGGGACACTTGTGCGCCACCTTGGAGCACGATGCATCCGGTGACAACGATGAGATCATTAAGTTTGAGCTCCTGCAGCTAATAGCCCGCTGTGTGAACAACTTTTACATACTGGAGCAACAGCAACCGAATGTTCATGATTTCAACAGCAACTTCGGGCAGCTGCTCTACGCCCTGACCGCCAATCGAAGGAGCCCGCTGCTGGCCCATGGAGTACTATACATAATGTTCGGAACGCTCCACAATCTCGTGGACAATGGCGTAAGGGAGCTGAATCAGATCGACGTGAGGAACTTTGATGCCTGCTTTGAGGTTCTCCAGGAGGCAGCCAAGTCAACGAACTTCTCCACCGCCATATTCCTGCATATATACAAGATGTTGCTCCGGCTGACGGATAATCTGTCCCGGCAGGAGCAGCATCTGCAAAGTCTCATGGAGAGCAGTGCTTCCACCGCTTTGCccaagcaacagcagcaacatccacGACACAAGAGACAGCGCAGCAGTCAGCTTCATTGCTCGGGAGCCAGTTCGCTGAGCTGTTACTTCCAGGGAAAACTCTATCATCTGCTGCCCAGCTTGGAGGCGGAACTCCAGGAGCACAGTGTAAGGAGTCTCCTCCGAACAGGAAGCTGTTGCTGCCACTACAATGCCAGGAACTACGCCACCTGCCTGAAACTGGCCACTCAACTATCCAGCAGTTATCAAAAGTGTGCCTACAAGTTTCTGCACTACAGTGTGCTGCACACAATCTTCGTGAAACGGAACCCCCAGGGCTGCCCAGGATGCGAGGATAAGCTAAAGTCGGCTGTTTTTCACACGGACCTGCTGAACATATACAAGGAGAACTACAAAGCCCTGTTGAACACCCCTGCCATGTTGCTATTTCTAAAGCACTTGAAGCATATCGCCTACTTGCTGTCCTACGACTTGGCCGCTGGCATCCTGGCGGAGGTGGCCCTGCCCATTTTTCGGCAGTACAAAGAACTGATCGAAAGCAGCGGTAGTGTGAGAAGGAATAGCAAAGTGACTCCTCTCCAACTGCCCAGCAGATTGGAGAACTACAGAGCTCTGCACGAGTGTCTGAGCATCTTTGTGATGTACCTGAGCGACATTCGGCTGGTTAAAGCTTTCTACAACGAGGAGAACATCCGCTACATGCAGGACCTACTAACCATTCCCGAACTCCAGCGGGGAGTATGCGATCTGATCAAGGTGGGCATCGATAACATAGCGTTTCTGGGCGAGAACAGCCAGGAGCAGATCACGTTGAGCAGGAGACTCATCCAATTGCAGCTGAATAGCAGTGACCGGGCATCTCAGCTCTTCCAGGCTCTGCTGCACAAGTGTGCCAAGAACTCGCGCAGCAAATTCTGGCTAGATGAGATCGCCAGTCCCGTAAAGCTCGAGGGTCACAAGCCAGCGGATATACTCTACATAACCGCCCTGCAATGGACCCTCAACTTTGAGCTGCTTAAGACAAGTCAGATGTTTTATAACGAATTTGCCAAAATCTACTCGATACCCGTGGAAATGCTGGACAACGAGGACGACGATGAGGTGGAGACACCAACGAGCGAGCAGCTGCCGGAGGAGAAGAAGCTGCGGCATGGGGATAAAAACATCGTTGACATTTTGAAGCTCAACTACAATGCGCTGGGCTGCTTCCTCATGCTGCCGAAAGCCACAACGGGGGCAACCACATCTTCCACCGCAACCACGCCCACCGCCGGCATTTGCGGCTCAAGTTCATTGGAAACCCTGGTCTCGCAGCTGCCTCTCGGTGGTGGCTCCACCTCAGTCTCGGTCACAACGGCAGCCAGTTCGGACTACGCGGACTCTCCTCTGGATTACGCCTCGGTGATCGATAGCTACGATAGTTACATGGCCACGCCCTCGTTCCTGCAGCAGCTCCGATCCTGCGAACCGGATGAGAGCATAGTGCTCTTCGACATCCGTGGCAGTCAGCCCAGCAAGGATTGTCCCAACAACGGCTCGCTGATCCTCTCCAGCGAAGAGGAAGTGGCAGCAGCCAACGGCATTATCAACAAACTATTCAGCATTGTGGGATCCCTATTCGGCGGAAGTCCCGCAAGCGGCGGAGGTGCCAACACGCCGACAAGTGCCAATATTGATGCGGATTTGTTCTGCCTGTACGAACCCAACGGCGAATGCAAGAAACTCTTGCTGAAACTCTTCGAGGCGACCATGGCCATCTGCATCAAGGGTTTCCAAAACGAAGAAG TGGAGAAGATGCAGAAGCACCTGCGCAAGCTGCGAGCCATTATTCTGAACCATGCCACGGACAATTGGTCGGATCATGGGGAGCAGCATGCCCGGGACAATGCGGTGATCCAGACCCTGCAGACCTTGCTCAAGATAGCCGAGCTGTCGAGCACCCACCAGGAGCCGGCGGGCGTGGTCAGCAGTCCATCGGCGGACTCCCAGCAGCCCAGACCACGTGCCCGATCTTTCAACAGCGGCAGCGTGGAGCTGCCCAGACTGCAGCCTGTCAAGCTGCCGGCCAAAAACTCCCTGGCCACGCCGCCCACGCCCAGGAGGAGGCCCAATTCCAGTGAGGTGATTGCGGGAGTCGATGCGGATTACTTCTCCACCCGCGCCTCCTTGAGCTGTGCCGCCGACAGCGAACTGGAGCTCAGCGAGAACGAGCACGAGTTTTACCTCACCGCCGACGAGGGCTACGAGGCGGATGGCGAAATCGCCGACCTCAGCGAGTCCGAGTGTGAGCTCAACGGCGGCGTCATGGCAGCCAACGAGTCTTGGACTCCTTTTCAGCCCTCCTCCCGTTACCGAACCCACATCATGCACCAGGGTCTCAGCCAGCTGGTGGTGCAAATGCTGGCGGAACTATCCCTCCTCTGCATCAAGCAGCCAAATGGATGGACCGAGAGTCTCACCCAGTTGGCCAATCGGCTGTTTGTCATCAGGGACTATCTTGGTGGACCTCTGTGCCTGCTCAAGGGATTCGCGCCGATATTGAGCTGCAGCGATCCGAGATTGAGAG AGCTGCAACAATCGATCCTGGAGTTGGTTACCCACCTGAACACTCCAGAGGTCCTCCAGTGCTACTACTCTATCCTGGCCTCCAGACAGCCTCCCGTGGATCTGCTGATGCGCCACATGCACCACATCTCCTCCGGCTCCCTGCGCAAGGCTCAGCCCTGCATGGAGTTGGACTTTCCCATCACCACGGATGGCAAGATTGTGATCACCTCGGAGCCGCTGGTCAGCGAGCAGATCGAAAGGGTGCGACTGCACCACCAACAGTGCCAGTCGAGTACGCTTTTCACGCGGGCAGCCTGCATTTTTCCAGTGACCCAGACACGGCTCTGGCAGCCAGACGGCTTGACCTTGTCCCTCTGGTTGGAGCTTAGGGGTCAGCAGATGCACCGCAGTTCCATGCAGTTCAACGACGATGAGACGCGCTATTCTGGAGAGGATCTGACC AAACTCCACCTGCTTTCCTTGGGAACCAACCAAGCCATGGTTAGTATTTACATCAGCCACAACATGCAGCTGATCTTCGAGTTGGTCAAACCACATGAGCAACTAGCTCCGGTGCGAGTGGAGGAGCATATGGAGGCCAGTGCGGATACGGCTTCGGTGATTTCGGCCAACACACAAGCGGCCAATGGAGGAACCATTCGACAGGCCCTCAAGCAGACCAAGTTGGCGCTGCTCAACAGCTTCGGGCAGATGCACTTGCTGAACGGACATCAATCCTCGCCAGACTCGCCGGGTGGTTACTTTGAGGGCTCCGCCGTGCAGCTACAGCATTTGCGTTTACCACGGCACAAGTGGATGCACTTGGTATTCGGTCTGCAGCAGCAAGCAGATGCCGTGGAGATCAGCATATTCCTGGATGGTCTGGAGCAACACACCATGCGCTTGCCGTTCCACAATCTCCGCCAGCTCACGCGAGTGCACAGCTTTCAGTGTCTTGCTCTGGGCGAGGGACAACCGACCAGAAGTCCCGGCGGCAGCAACTCCTCCTCGCGATCCACTCTGGATGGCTCTGCTCCCCGATATGCCCTGTCAAATGTAATCCTCTTCAAGCGTCGGCTAGTGGATCCCCTGCTGATGATGAATCTCACGGCCATGGGACCAGACTTCACCGAGTTCACCCAGTGCCAGGTGGCCAACTGGAAGCCGAACTATGGGTTTGTCAGCCTGGGCAAGCTGGCCTCCTCGAATTTCGGGAACCATTTGGACTGCATGCGTCAGTTAAGGCAGTCCAGAGTCCTGGTGTACACGGCGCAGCAGCCGGATATTGTGATGAGCTACGATGCTAGCCAGGAACTGGACATGGCCTGCTATGGACAGCCGCATGGACACATGCTCTACGGCGaactgcagcagcaccagcccCAGACGCTCCAGTCGGCCACTTCCCTCAGCGGAGGACTCTCCACGCTGCTGTATCTCTTTGCCAGA ATTGTCGAGCTCACTGGCAATGCGAGCACCCAGGCTTTGGCTCTGGATATGCTGCTCCAGGTAGCCCATTCGGATGCTCAGCTATACACAGAGTTCCAGCGCCAGGACTACCTGGCTCTAATAGGCTACGTGATCAAGTCGGAGAAGTGCTGCAAGGATGTCCAGCTACTGCGGAGCATTGTGAACAATGCCTGTTCCCAGGCGCTGATCAGCCGGAAAGGGGATTCATTGAATGTGAATGACAATACGATGGCCACCTTGGTTTATCCCCGTCTGCTGCTGGCCGTGCTGCAGCGATACTCCGACTGGCATCGCTCCGGGGCCACCCACTCCGATGTCCTGGACATGCTTTTTCGATGCATTTTGGCCCTCACCCGGGACAAGCACCCGCAAAGGGATTTCAACATGGAACAGCTGCAGAAATCCGGCTTGCTGGGAGCCCTCCTCAATCTGTGCAAGGTCTATGTGATAGAGTCACCCAGCCCGGTACAGATTTCACCCTATGCCGCCGAATGCTTCGTCCAAATTCTGGCGGTCTTTGCCGGATCGCCTCCTGACTCCTCCATGCTGGATGAGATCATGAAGCTGCTCCTGCTTCTTCACAAGCCAAGTGAGTGTTATGTGACCCACGATCGCACGCACTTCTACTTCCTACTGACGGCTCAGCAACCGGCCAAGGAGCGATCCTTGGTGGCAGCCAATCTGAGCAGGGTGACCACTTCCCTGCGAAGGCAACTGCATTCTCAGCCGCAGGAACTGGATCCAGAGAGGGCGGAGAGAATCAAGAAATTGCGACGCCTTCATGCCAGCACATCGAGTTACAGGAAAGCCGTGAACGACTTTGAGGAGCAACTAGAACAGATGGCGGACTGCTCCAATCTCAACAAGACTGCCTTGAGACTACTCAGCCCTGTGGAGGCCACTCGGTGGCGTTTAAAGTTCAAGCGACGGCATCCCACGAGTTCCAACAGTCCCAAGAGGAGCAGTCCCCTGAAGATCGCGCGAAGACGCATCCATCCGCACCTGCATCTGGGTAAGATCTGGCAGCCATCGGGTCACAGTACTCCCAGTTCGGGTCAGTCGTCGCTGCCTAATAGGAAGACGGACTTTTACGATCAGCCTGGGATCATCCGTCTGCAGCAACGCCTTCTCATCCTCCTGAAGGACTTCCTGTGCCTGCTGCCTGACTCCTCGGTGGATGTGGTCACACGTCACTATGTGAAACTCGAACTGCTCCTGGTTCTGGCCAATCAGCGCAGCTGCGCCGTACGCCAGTCCATCATCCAGTTGCTGGATGTGCTTACCAAGCGCCTGGCCAGTGGTGAACTGAACGCTGCCACCAAGCTAATGTATCCCCTGCACCTGGCCAATCAGTTGACCATTCACGCATGTGATACAGGCATGTTTGAGGCCTGCTTGGCCTGGACTAGCGGAATGCATGGCAGCCTGACGGATGTCCTGAGTGGTGATGCTCCTCTAAGGATTCGTCAGCGCTTTGGACTTCAATCCCTTCTGGCTATCGCAGAGGGAACGGAACCTCAAAGGGTATTTAAAGCCCTTCTTCGTCTATATCTCCAG AATCCCGATGATCAGTCATGTCTGATTGAGGCAGGACTGCTGCAGTGCTCGGTAAAGGCGCTCTACAAGATCTACTCCCTACGCCTGGGTCAATCCAATGCGGATGAGTCCATTGTGGAACTGCTGACGAATCTTGGAGAGCGGGCTCTGCGGTCTCTGGGACAGATAAAT CTCGTTTGGGACATACTCAACCTTCTGGCTTTCTACCAGGACAAGCAACCGCAGCTCATCATGCGCAGCTTTCGCACCGCCCAGGCTCAACTCCAGCTGGAGTGGCTCACGAAGTTCTTTGAGCCCAACAGTTTCCGGATTGCCATTACAAATGATTCCCCACTGAGTAACACGGAGTTGCGCACCCGAGTGGAGCTGCTCATCGATCGCTGCACCCAGTTCTTCACCGTGGGTGTGGGCCAGACCACCGGACCCAACTATGTGGCCAGTTCCCAGGAGCTGGCTCTCTTCCAGCTGCTCGTTTCCTATGGGATCTCGAGCAATCAGCGATGCAACAACTTCATCGCCTGGGGACTACAACCATCGCGTCCTCGGGATCTGCGCTCCTACATTGTGGATGCCTTGTGGCGATCCCAACAGGATGAATTCCAGCGGGCCATCATCTGCGACGGCAAGATGATCAAGGCGCTACTCTGGCTTTCTTTGCTGGAGGACATGGCGGAGCCCATTGAAAATCTGCAGAGACTTTGTGACGCTTTGGGCATCAAGGAGAATGACTCCACCTGGAATCTGGTCCATGAGCTGGACCGCCTCGATCAGAATCGCAATAATATGGCGGCCAAGCAGAAGACACTTCTGGAGAAGACTGTCTACAGATTTGAGCCACTGGTTCAGCACTGCATAGAGTCGTCCATGGTGACCACGAGGAAAGTGGCGGAACTTCAG AATGCTGAGCGCAAGGCCCTGATGTGTCACATGAAAGTCTACGACGATACCTATACCTACACCAAATGGCTGGAGATCATACGTCGCATGACGCACGAGGGTGCTCCCTGGCACTCTGCTGAGAGAGCTGAATG CTCCTGGGAACTGGACGACACCGAGGGACCCTCCCGAGTTCACACTCGTCTGCGTCGCTGCCACCTGGACATCGATAGACGCTTCTTTATGAACGAGTACCGGCCGGGTCAGGGCCAACGCGAGGATCTGGAGCCTTATGTGCGTCCTCTGGACTATCTTATAGCCAGCTACGATCAACAGTTGAATATATCGCTCAACTCCCAAATCCTGTACAACTTTGCGGCAAAATTCCTGCCCGTGGACGGAGAGATCGAGGGCGAGATCATTATCACCGATCTGAAGCTCTACTTCCTGGCCACCTACCGGTGCCGGTACTTCAACGTCAACTGTGATATCGCCAACATAACGGAGATCTGGCTGAAGCGCTACCAGCACCAGGAGACGGCCTTCGAGATCCTGCTGGACACCAACAAGTCGTTGTTCTTCTCGCTCCAGAACGCCGACGACTGGAAGATTATGCGCGAGGTATTCTGTGATAAAATCGTGGCCACGCCAGACCAGGCCAAGGTGCTGGCCATCACCCAGCAGTGGCGCGAGGGTCTCCTCACCAACTGGGAGTACCTGATGACCCTCAACCAAATCGCCGGGCGCACGTACAACGATCTCATGCAGTACCCAGTGTTTCCCTGGGTGCTGGCCAACTACAGCTCGGAGATTTTGGATCTCCGGGAAGCGCATAACTTTAGGCGACTGGGACGGCCCATTGCCGTGCAGCTGGAGGAAAACGAGAAGCACTACATCAGCAACTACACG TACATTGACAGTACCAACACCACCATGGGCTCCCTGATCCTGAAACCCTATCACTACAGCTCTCATTACTCAAACTCTGGCACCGTACTCCATTTCCTGGTGAGGGTTCCACCGTTCACCAGCTATTTCCTCCGCTACCAGGACAACGATTTCGATCTGCCGGATCGCACGTTCCACGCTCTGAACACCACTTGGTTGCTGGCCAGTCGGGATAGTCCCACGGATGTGAAGGAGCTCATTCCGGAGTTCTTCTGCCTGCCAGAGATGTTCGAGAACTTTGAGCGCTTCAAGTTCGGATGTCGACAGAACGGCGAAAGGGTGGAGGACGTCTCTCTGCCGCCCTGGTGTCAGCGGGACTCGCGGCTCTTTGTGCTCATCCACCGACAGGCCTTGGAGTCGGAACTGGTGCGGAATCAGATCCACAACTGGATAGACCTGATCTACGGGTATAAGCAGAGCGGGGAGAGCGCCGTGGAGGCCGTCAATGTGTTCCATCCAGCG ACCTATGCCGTATTCCTGGATTCAGAGATCAGTGATCCCATCGAACGAGAAGCGGTCAAGACAATGGTGAAGACATACGGGCAGATGCCCAGGCAGCTCTTCAGGTCACCACATCCGGCTACCAAGGCGCTGGACTACTCGCTGGTGGACAAACCCATAGTGTCCACCGTGAGGGGCCTGCGCTGGGGCGTCTATGTGGGATCGCCTCAGCTGAAGGCTCCGTCCTGGGCGAACATCCACAAGATACCCGGCACCGAGCACCTGGTGAGTTTCAGCAACACCAACGTGGTGTACGCCCTGCCGGCGAGGGCTAGTGTGATGCAGGGAGCCGAGCCGGACACGTACAACGTGATCTCCTGGGGCTACGACGACCGCATTGTGAGGATCCAACCACTCAACAAGCCACAGGCCAAGCCAAAGAACCTGCTGCACAATGGAACATTCGACGACATCACCGCCTGCGGCTGCGATGTCAACTCGAATCAGCTTTGGTTTGGCCACAAGTCCGGCAGGGTTAGTGTATACAAGTGCACGGGAGGAATGGACTCCCAGCAGCGGGCCTCGGCCAAGAGCAGGCAGAGCTATGCCCGAGGCTTCAGCTTGTCCTACAACTCGGCATTCCGGAAGATGACCAGCAAGGGAATAataggaggaggaggtggatcGGAGAGATTGGACGAGGCGGGAAATCTGCACCCAACCAACTCGGCCTCCTCGGTCAACTCCTCAAGCAACTCCTCTGGCAGCGATGCTTTTCAGCGGGACGGAGCCGATCTTAACTGGCTGGGACCCACGTTGCTGGTGCGACACACCGACGAGATCACCTGCATCACCCTTTCCGTGGAGTTTAAGATTGCGGTGACGGCGGGTCGCGATGGCATAGCCGTAATCTGGGATCTAAACGA TTGGAGCTATGTGCGAACGATTGCCCGGCCGGCAGAGATCCATCAGTCTCCCATAACGCATGTCGCCATCAGTCCCACCCTGGGGGACATTGTCACCGTGCACACCTTGCCCCAGCCTTCAGCGGATTCCAAGCCTGCGGCAGCTGCGACTAGGCCGAATTCCCTCAACATTGCCGACGAATGCTTCGAGGTCACGGAGGAGAACCTGGACGACTTTGTCAATGTGAACGTGAATCCCAATGGCAAGTCCATTTTGCGGCTGCACTCGGTGAACGCGCGATATGTGCAGCATCTGGTGCACGAGGACCGCATCCTGGCCGTGTGCTACTCGTACATCAAGGAGGGAGTGGGCGTGAATGTGATAGCCACCGCGGTGGAGGGAGGATTCGTGCGCTTCTGGTCCAGCTGGAACCTGAGCTTCGTCAGTGAGCTAACCACGGGCACTTCGCCCATTCGGAG TATTTGCTACTCCACACATCAGCATTTGGTGGTGCTAACGCGGGAGTCCCACATCCAAGTTTGGGAGTCAGAGGGCCTCTATGGAAACGCCCCCAAATTCCCGCAGATCGTCTACAAATGA